From a single Salvelinus namaycush isolate Seneca chromosome 14, SaNama_1.0, whole genome shotgun sequence genomic region:
- the LOC120059039 gene encoding pancreatic progenitor cell differentiation and proliferation factor B-like: MAAINAGGSLVATHDYYRRRIGSTSSSSSCGSSEYSGEVIPHHPGLPKQDSGHWWSSFFFGKQNQPGMTTLTEEAQQKATAMTLTNGQVTCVAREMVMKRQVSDPVRSELASPPPS; this comes from the exons ATGGCAGCGATCAACGCAGGCGGTTCTCTTGTGGCAACCCATGACTACTACCGAA GGCGCATCGGCTCCACCTCCAGCAGCAGCTCCTGTGGCAGTTCAGAGTACAGTGGGGAGGTCATTCCACACCATCCAG GTCTACCAAAACAAGACTCTGGACATTGGTGGTCCAGCTTCTTCTTTGGGAAGCAGAACCAGCCAGGAATGACCACTCTGACTGAGGAGGCCCAGCAGAA GGCGACGGCCATGACTTTGACCAACGGCCAGGTGACCTGCGTTGCCAGGGAGATGGTGATGAAGAGGCAGGTTAGCGACCCCGTGAGGTCCGAGCTGGCGAGTCCACCCCCCTCCTGA